TGTTTCCACTTACAGCAAATCTTCCAGTAATGATTTCCTTAAGAAGATGATGCCAGAGATAGAAAAAATGGTTGTCAAACTAGATTGGTTCGTACAACAAATTAATCCCCTGGGTCTGCAAGTTGTTGAACAAAAAATTCAATCATGTCGACGACTGCCTTCCACTTCTTTGGTTGATGAGACCACTGTGTATGGTCGAGAAGTTGATAAAGAGAAGATAATTGAAGTGCTACTATCTGAGAGTGTAAATAGAGTCAATGTCACTGTGATTCCACTGGTTGGCCTTGGGGGAATTGGTAAGACCACTCTTGCTCAATTGGTTTACAATGATAAGTGGGTGCAAGACCATTTTTCTATAAAAGCATGGGTTTGCATATCAGAAGATTATGATGCTACCAGGATAACAAAAGAACTTCTTGGGGAGCTCGATATTCCATTTTCTGATATGAGCGAGAATTTGAATTCCCTTCAAATGAAGTTACAGTTGGGGCTAACTCAGAAAAAGTTTCTTCtcgttttagatgatttttggAATCGGGACTACAATGACTGGGATAAATTGAAGGTGCTATTCAAAGGTGGATTGCAAGGGAGTAAAATCATTGTAACTACACGTGATGAGAAAATTGCACTAATGATGTGTAAAAAGGAGTCAATTTATCATCTGGATTTGATGAAAGAGGGAGATTCTTGGTCATTGTTTAAAAAGCACGCATTTGAAAATATAGATGGAAATCAAAGTTCAGAACTCGAACAGATCGGTAAGAAAATTGTGAAGAAGTGTGGAGGATTACCTTTGGCCGTGAAAACAGTTGCAGGTCTCTTGCGTTCGGAAACAACTGCTGAAGAGTGGAAAGATATTTTAGTAAGTGAAGTGTGGAGTCAAACAGACAATCAAGATAGCATCTTGCCAGCATTGAGATTAAGCTATAATCATCTTCCTTCACATCTAAAAAGGTGCTTTGCCTTTTGTGCCATATTTCATAAGGATTACCAGTTTGAGAAAGAGGAAATAATTCAATTATGGCAAGCTCATGATCTTTTGGAGCACCCTAGAGGTAATAGAGGAATTGAAGAAATAGGTGAAGAGTACTTACGTGAGATGAGATTGAGGTCATTGTTTGAGCAGTCAACTGCCAACTTTTTCATAATGCATGACCTTGTCAACGATTTGGCTAGATTTGTTTCTGGAAAATATTGTCTCAGGCTGGAGGATCATCACCTAGGGCATGGTACAACGGGTAGAATAAGTAACTTTTCTTACCATCCTAGTTCTTATGACACCTATCATAAATTTGAACTCTTGAGGGAGACTAAGAACTTGAGAACATTTTTATCATTAAGTATTAGtaaaaattcaaaccagaaataTGAAGTAAGCCCCAAATTTTTACATGGAATGTTGCCCAAATTCAAGTCCTTAAGGGTTCTGTCTTTGTTGGGCTATCATATCCTTAAGTTGCCTGACTCAATTAGTCATTTGAAACACCTACGTTTTTTGAATCTCTCTTCCACAAACGTGAATACCCTACCCGAATGGATATGCACCTTCTATAATCTACAAACCTTGTTGTTGCCAAATTGTAAGAAACTTCAAGAGTTGCCAGTAAATTTGGCAAAGTTAATTAATTTGTCTTACCTGGATATAAGTGGAACTCCATTGAAGACAATGCCACTACACATCGGTAGACTCAGAAACCTTCAAGTCTTGACTAATTTTATAGTAGGCAAGAGTAGTGGTTCAATGATCGAGGAGTTGGGCAAATTTCATAAGCTTCGTGGTGGGCTCTTCATTTCAAATCTACAAAATGTTTCGTGTGGTAGGGATGCATCAATGGTGAACCTAAAGGGCAAGAAACACCTTGACAAGTTAGCTTTGAAATGGAATGCTGAAACCAATGATTCGCAAGTTGCGAAAGACGTGCTTGATAATTTAGAACCTCATTCAAGCATAAAACTTCTCAAGATCGTAGGATATTGTGGGACAACATTTCCAAATTGGATAGGCAACCCTTCACTAATCAATTTGAAATCCTTGAGTCTATCTAGTTGTGAATATTGCTTATTCTTGCCTGCACTTGGGCAGCTAAGAGCTTTGCAATCACTTGAAATTGTTGGAATGAGTTGCATATCAGCTTTAACagaggatttttatggagacaCTAGGGCAACTATGCCGTTCACATCTTTGAAAAAGTTGGGAATTGAGAAGATGCCAGAGTTGGAGAAATGGCACATACCAAAATATGAAGTCTTCAATAACCTTGAAGAACTCTATATAATTGATTGCCCCAAACTAATTGGAGAACTCCCCCAACAATGTTCATCACTACGAATCCTTGAGATATCCAGGTGCGACAGTCTTGTTCTTCCCAATGGTCAATTAAGTATCTTCAATGGAAACAACATTCAACAATTCACATCTCTTTGTGATCTGAAGATTTCAAATCTAAAGAGTTTGAAAGGGTTGTGCCTAGAGCTCAACCAGTTAGTCAAGCTTCAGAGATTGAGCATAGTTGACTGTGGGTCTCTCTTACCCTTTCTCCCGAGTTACCTACCTTCCTCACTTAAAGTACTTAATTATGAAGGTTGTTGCAACTTGGAAGTCGAGAGTGAAAGCTGGCAACTGGAGGATTTGGCATTAGTTAATTATGATTCTCACAAAGTTATGTGCCTTGGAGCGTTTCCTATGCTAAAAAGCCTTGAGATTTTGAACTGCAAAAGTACCGGGATTGGGAGCCAAAATAGTGGTGCTGCTACTAGTGTGATGACGTCACTGCAAACCTTAGCCATCTCCGGCTCGGTTGATCTAATGTCTTTCCCTGAGGGTGGGTTGCCAGCAGCTCCCAAGCTAACGCAGCTTCATCTCTGGAATTGCAAGAAGCTCAAGTTCTTGCCGCAACAGATGGATTACCTCTTCCCATCTCTTCGGCATCTGTTTATAAGCTGTTGTCCAAATATCGAATGCTTACCGGAAGGAGGTTTGCCCTCTAGCCTACAATGCCTTGACATCTCCACTTGCAAAAAGCTCATAAGTCGCCGGAGAGAGTGGGGTGTAGCGAAACTGCCCTCCCTCACGCAATTCAGAATTGGTGGTATCGATGATGAAGTAGAGTCATTTCCAGAGGAGGATTGGCTACTGCCTTGCACACTTCAATCTCTCCAATTATGGGCCCATAAGAATCTGACAAAGCTAAGCTATTCTGGTCTTCGACACCTTTGCTCCCTTCAGACACTATATATCAGAAACTGTACTCGGCTCCAATCCCTACCGGAAGAGGGACTGCCTGCCTCACTCACCACACTAGAAATCGAGAAATGCCCACTATTGAAACCAAGGTTAAGATGGAAGAAAGGACAAGACTGGCCCAAGGTTGCCCACATCCCATGCATAATAGTCGATTTGGAGCTAGTACCTTGATGATGACCCTGGTTACTAGTGGGGCTTGCCACCCAATGTTACAACTTACCAGACCCTTATCATTATCATCAATTTACATAATTAAAGGTACTTGTTTATCACTTGTCTTCAGATTTCCATTCTAGCAGTATACTCTGAAGCCTCAAAAGGCAAAATCAGAACTAACTATTGCATCTCTTTTTATGATTGCAATAGGAATAGCCAGTTGTGAATAACTAGTGTGTTTTGAAGGTGGAGGTTATTGCTGCTGCAGCAATCTCGGCCAAGGTAGGTAAGATCATAATATATTCCTTAATTTAGATTTGTTACTGTAACACTATGCCTtaatcttcttttttcttctaggagaactttttcacttcatttttttcttaaaatatgCTTTTGGTTCATTTCTACACTGTAGATTCGGATCAAGTAATATGACCAACTCAGGCAGACCAAGGTTTTCCTCAATTGGTAAATGCTgatggagggaaaaaaaaaaacttcatacTCTGTTAAGGTATCTACATAATCAGGCTGTTCTTGAACTTGCTAAGTGTTTTCCATAATTTCTCTAATGCGCTTAATAGTTTATGTTTGAAACTCTGAGGTCCTTCTGCTTGACTTGTTAATGTGCCAGCGACCTCCCTCTTTATGATAGAAGCTAAGAACTAATAATTGCTGGAAAAGAAGAAGTTGGGAACAATGTAGCTGATAATTCAAGGATTTTCGAACATAAACTTATCCCATGATCAGTCGTGCACTTTCAGTTTTTGGCATACTAAGTTCCTTCCAATTTCAGTATGTTTCCTTGACATTTAGACATGTGCTTTCTCTATGCCACAGTTAGGggaacttttgaaattttttaacaCTTCACCTGACAATGTAATGCAAATAATTCACAACTTCTATTTAACTCCAATTAGGGAACTGTTACGCTCCCTTCTATTCGAGTATTTGTTGTTCATGCTATCAtcatagtgatttttttttcggTTAACTCTTGAATTTCCTTAATCTTGTTCTGCATCATTATGCAACTGCATCCCAAGATTTCTCCACATTAAATGCTCCATACCTATTACACCCTATTTTATTTAGATGTTTTCCGGGCTACCACCATTGTACCATTTTCCCTTGCATTAAGGTAATGCTTCTTGCAATAGAAATATAGTCCAGGCGACTCATGGATATACCCCATGTGATCACCAACTGCCAATTCTCTTTAGTTTGCTGAAACCTGCCTATGAGCTAGTAGAATTTCTCATTGCCTCAATAATAGTTCCAACAATTCCACTAGCAGATGCTTGACCTGACTGGAAGATCACAAAATTCCTAAACTTCCGGATGTAACACACAGTTGCAGCTAGACATAGTCTCCTTAATTGATAAGAGGAGGACTTAGAAGACCAGTAAGCAGCAAGACACGCAATCTCCTCTTGCCATGAACAATCCCCTCTGTATGTCGTACACATCTGCTGAACTTGATGCCAAACTATCCTAGTCAGACAGCActcaataaaaaattaaaaaaaatgttccATACTCTCCTCCTCCTGCAGAACAAACACGAAGTCAATTCAACCCACCCATTCCTCAGTCTGTCCATTGTGAAAAAGTTCCTCTAACCAAGAAGCTACAGTATGAAGACACCCCTGGTTCCCAAACCAACTTTGTCCAAATCACAGAATTTCCTGGAGTCTGTAATGCTTGCATAGCTGACTCCGCAATGAAAACTCCTGAAGGATGGACATCCTACCGTCTGATCTGTATGATCCATCAATGGCACTAGCAAATCAGGAGTGGCATCTCTTATTCTCTAACTGCATATTTTCAACCTATTGTCTATCTCCAATTCACTCCATCAATAACTTCTGCAACCTGAGCAGGTGGATTTACAGCAAAAACTGTGCAACATATTCtcagtaaaatatttgtataaGCGTCCCAGTTGATGCCAAGTATCAAACCAAAAACCAGTACTCCTGCCATTGCCAACAACTTGATCAATAAGTGATTGAGCAATACTTCTTAGTTCTAAAAGCTTTCTTCAAAAAACTGATTCTTCAAAAAGATTGATTGAGCAACATGAATCTTCACTCCCAAAAAATGACTGATCCTTCAGCAGAATATTATGAACATGACACCCATAATGTATCCTTCTCGCTACAGACATtccaaatcaattttaaaactAGACATTTATTCCACAGTTCAAGGTTGAACACCCCAAGACCACCTTCTTTCTTAGGTGCACATATCTCATTTCAACACACTTTAGCCTCGTACACGGTCTTAACTTCTACAGCTGCCTAAAAAAAGGAAGCCAACATGCTGCTTATTTTATGGACAATTGATTCAGGATAAGCACGCTGCACTAGTGTAACTGTATACCAGTAAATATGGATTTTATCAATTGCAATCTACACCCATAGCTAAGTTTTTTTTCCAGCCTGACCTTTAATTTTTCGCTCCAATTTGATAAAGATTGGTTGACAATCTTTGTAAGACTAATACCTGCTAGTACTGATTATGGGCAAACCCAGGTACTTGACAGGTAAGTGAACCTCTAGAGATTTGCAACATGTTACACAACTTCTCAGCACTGTCCTCTTCCATTCCAGCAAGAATAGTTGACAATTTTCCAAATTTGGCTTACGATCAGAAAGTAAGCCACTCATTGATCGTCTTCTTCATTACCTCGAAAGGATTTACTTGTCGCAGTGGAGATAGGAACAAGATCATCAGAAAAAGTAAGTGTGACAACCTCAGCTCCTGAAACCTTGgatgaaaataaaaatcagcATGAGTTATGTTCCAGAGAAAAGGTTACAGAGAACATGTCCATAGCAATGAGGAACAAATAGGAAGAAATAAGGTCCTGCTGTCGTAGCCCTTTGTCAGTTTTGAAAAAGCCAATCAAAGAGCCATTCAAATTTAGACAGTAATTTCTTTCTTATCTACACATTCTGTTTGTCTGAGTGCTGTGTAAATCTTTAACTTTGCAAGCTCCTTGTAGACAAAGAGGGTATAAATGTTGGGTAAGCACATTTTGACACTAAAAATCAACAATTCTGATCATAGTTACTTGAGAgtcccaaaacataaaactttaGGTCACTTACCTTAGCCCTTGGCAATGAGAaacagaaaggaagaaaaacattttcaataatcatttttttctggaaaagaaaaggacaatTATTTGAAGTGGTGTTTGATATCTTTTCCTCTTGTATGCTTTTTCTCAGGTAGTACAATTTACTACATTTGATCACTGGTCTAGATTTGACAGGTtatcgagcctgtgcaataataaatacctgctcaaataaaatataatttttgtagaTAGTGATAAGCAAGGTCGAATTCACAGGGACTagagatatttgtctcttttagaATTCAAATTAACAATGGGGGATTTTAGGAAAATTCACAATAAGCTATACTAACCAAATAttacaattaaataaaaattaaatgtcAAACTATAGAAACTCAAATAGTATTAGGTAACTCTAGTTAAGAAGCAACTTCGGAAATGGTTcttctaattgatcatcgatgcgaGAATATTCCACATATAAACTGTTAAACAAGTTATAATTGCCAAACAAACGATGACAATCAATTCCTCCGTAATTATtgatagccaaggtacgaccattagcTATTGCCCtaattgcaaaataattctagGTACGATCATAGAATTAAATTTCACAATTGCTTTAAGATTTAAAGAAACCCTGTTCTAATcaaataacacgctacgagggttgtCTACAAATTAGTCCATATATTTCCCTGACATAACTCTGATTAAGCCAGTTGCTACTAATTTagaacaattaaacaattacggatttaattacTCTAATTGGCTCTAGGTTACTGAATTAATCTAACATCTGGGCCCAAGATAGTGGAATAATACAATAACCATGAGATAATAAAGCCGGAAATATACGGATATAAGAAAATAATAGGAAAGATAAAATCAGTTAGATCTCACAATTTAGGTCGAACCAAATCCTCTGTTTTctcttgactagaaaaagggaTTTAGTTCATCCCTATTGAGGAGAACCCACGCCAAATTGTAACAATACTTGTGGCGTACATTGTCGAACAAATGAAACGCAtgaacaaggaaaagaaagaaaactaaaatgtCTCTAAACAATCCTAATGCCCTCCTGCGGTCCCCTCCGAAGTCCTTTAAAGAAGCGTACAAAAGGTCTCTAAGCATTCACTCATGCTCCCCTCGTGGTCCCCCTGCCGAATTGAGTGAAAGGTTACCCGGAGTCAAACTCTGCCCAATTCCCTTATTTTCGTTTCTATTCCTAGGAGGACTCCTAGTCAGCAGCTCTTCAtcagcaaaaaggaaaagagatccGATTGCTTAGCACCATGTGGGCCTGGTTTGTGAAGCTTTTAGAAGTCTGCCATGTGTGGAGCAATTTTAACTAGAAGGTCCCTCTTTTTGGTACTTTtctgttctactccctgaaattgagtccaaatgtcaaatataagtatatattaACAATTTAAACAATATTTGACAAGGACAAAGGGAAAAATTAACattaaaattactaacaattaacaccctatcaagaTTGTATAGTTATGAATTTGCTACATAATCCATCTTTAGCAGTGCTCCATTCCTactgatatttttgaatttaCCTCATGCAACAAGATATTCTAGGTATGTTGCATTTTGTGCTCATTGTAAATATTTTCATCTATCCTTGTGGACTTTTGATAAATTGAAACGAATTTCTGTAATTTAAGCACTTTTCTTCGATAAAGAACTGGTACTCAGAGAGCATTTCTTGACCAGTAAGTGGGGTTTGAGCCATTAGTTTCCATTCCTGCCTTGTTCCCGCTTTCTGAACAGGAAATAGACAAAAATTCGAAAGGCAaatcattattttatttgataaggCTTAGTAGAGCTGGGACTACGATCAATTGATGTTTCTTTTCAGATTACATATTGCTGGGAGCTCGATTGCTGCCTGGACAGATCCAATCCCTCCTCACACCTGAATGTTCTGAAATGTGGCAGCGTTCTGTAACTGAGCTTTTATGCTGGGTTGCCTCCAGAGTGCAACGATACTATGTTTTGATAGTGGATACTGTAGATTCTCTCCTTGCCTAGGGAATGCAAAATTAGTGGTACCAATGAAGAAGGGTCACTACAACAATATCGGCTGTTGTTTTGCAAAATCACTATACAATGGGAGCAAGGGAGGAAAATGAATGACCCAAGGCTGCTGATGTAAACTGCTGATGGTTGAATCTTGTTTATCAGTTGCTCGAGCCTGACCTCAGGGACATAAGGGTGTCTTTTACCATCAGATTCATATTCTTGGAACCCTCCACTGCCTCAAGTCACAGAACCATCATATAACGTGCATACGATCCCAGCTTCTAGCTGAAAATCTTCTCAGCCTCTTGTATCTCTTTCAGGATTTTTCTCCCTGTTTATGGCCAACCTTGCAAAATATCTGATCTGCCTACTGCATCAATTTCATTGAAAGAGAATAGGGCAAGCCACATTATACTTCCTTTCCTGTCTTGCATGCAAATTGACGAATTTTTGAGTTACTGAGATGacattcttcttcctttttcgcTTCATTCATCCATAGTCACATTTTAGATGGGGCCACAGAAAAGTTTTCCTCAATCTATGCAATTAACAATAGGGGGTGCATTGTAtaatttcctcttcatttcttattttatttcaatttcaattttgtaTACTCCTAGCATGTGGCGGATTCAATCACATCTCTAAAGTGAATTTGGGAAGTGTTAACATGATTGCACCTACATTTGTCACGGAAAAGCTTCAAATCATcactattacattcactaataAAAGGAAACTAGTGTTAAAGAGCTACCAAAAAACAGACAGGGgaaatgcaaaacaaaaattaagacTGATACGTAAGTGAAAATGTTGCTTGATTCTCATGCTTTGAATTTCACGATTGCCCTTTCTGCAACTCATGCGATGGCTCTGAGGAAATGATCTGGAGCTGTAAACTTATGTTTTGAGAGGTTTCTGATTTTGGCAACGATGTGGAGTTGGAATTTTCCTTGAGGAATGTGTGGATACTGATTAGGAacaacttttattttgaataaatttgtttggttaaAAGCTAAAGCAGCCGGTGGACATCTAATATATGTATCATAACTCCTCTGTATTTGATTGGGAGCGACAAGAAGGGATCATTGCACTCAAATAGGGAGTAAATGACAGCGTTCAAAATACGATTCTTTACGGAGTAGTGATATCATTTTTACTTGATTCTTTACTGTCATGCTTTCTTAATTCTTTAGAACTAGCTAAAAAATATGTTCATCAACACTGGAGCTTGTTCTTCCTTGCATACTCAGCCAAATGGAACTATGTTAACTCGATTTCTTAAATTACAGATATACTTTATCCAGTTCATACTTTGCCCCATGCAGTCTGCTCGGCCTCTGGATTTGTGTAGTTCCTGGCTGAACATTAATGCAATCTGCTTCTTAAAGAGCAACAGGAATTGTACCTTCTTTCGGTGGCTTCATCGTTAAAGGGATGCAAGTTCAGAAGTACATCTGGAGACTAGCTTTACTGCGTTTGTTTAACTTGGAGCTTCATATTAATCTTACGATGCGGATGCTTGTCAAATGATTGTTCTCTTTCTGAAGCATGATGTCTTGACACGCCAAAACAAATTACTTCGTGAATTTCTTTACGATGCATGTCTGTCCCGATTAAGAATATTTGCAGCAACTCTCAAACCTCTTCAAAATTCAGCCTGCAATTGTTTGACATGAATTCATCCAAGAGTGAATTGTGGGAAATTGGACGGGATGAGTAATGGGGAGAAGCCCAGTCCCTCTTTGTCAATCTGGACCTTAATCTTTAAATGATAATGTTGCCATTATTTCTTCATCCTAATGTCGTACATTTGGAACCAAAATATTATCTAATTTGAGATTTCGAACTCTGTGACCCCAAATCCACAACAGTATGGATGCAATCAAGTTTAAACCCCATTTAATCGAGTGGTGGTGATTGGATTGTTTTTTTTCAGACAAATAAGTACCAAACATGGATAAAGACACAGAGCTGAGTGAAAGTGAAAGTGAAAGCCGTAATCAACTGCAAATATATTCTGTATAGACGTTTGGAGCTGTATGAGTTAGCATTTTTGGAGAAATTTAATTGAACACATCGGACGT
This portion of the Coffea arabica cultivar ET-39 chromosome 2e, Coffea Arabica ET-39 HiFi, whole genome shotgun sequence genome encodes:
- the LOC113728968 gene encoding putative disease resistance RPP13-like protein 1; this translates as MAVALAVGSSVLSAFLQVVFDRMATKEFVNLFQKRKNDEELLQKLKLNLLALGAVLDDAENKQTRNQFVKGWLDELHDTIYQADELLDEINTEALRLKVEAEHQSSASQVSVSTYSKSSSNDFLKKMMPEIEKMVVKLDWFVQQINPLGLQVVEQKIQSCRRLPSTSLVDETTVYGREVDKEKIIEVLLSESVNRVNVTVIPLVGLGGIGKTTLAQLVYNDKWVQDHFSIKAWVCISEDYDATRITKELLGELDIPFSDMSENLNSLQMKLQLGLTQKKFLLVLDDFWNRDYNDWDKLKVLFKGGLQGSKIIVTTRDEKIALMMCKKESIYHLDLMKEGDSWSLFKKHAFENIDGNQSSELEQIGKKIVKKCGGLPLAVKTVAGLLRSETTAEEWKDILVSEVWSQTDNQDSILPALRLSYNHLPSHLKRCFAFCAIFHKDYQFEKEEIIQLWQAHDLLEHPRGNRGIEEIGEEYLREMRLRSLFEQSTANFFIMHDLVNDLARFVSGKYCLRLEDHHLGHGTTGRISNFSYHPSSYDTYHKFELLRETKNLRTFLSLSISKNSNQKYEVSPKFLHGMLPKFKSLRVLSLLGYHILKLPDSISHLKHLRFLNLSSTNVNTLPEWICTFYNLQTLLLPNCKKLQELPVNLAKLINLSYLDISGTPLKTMPLHIGRLRNLQVLTNFIVGKSSGSMIEELGKFHKLRGGLFISNLQNVSCGRDASMVNLKGKKHLDKLALKWNAETNDSQVAKDVLDNLEPHSSIKLLKIVGYCGTTFPNWIGNPSLINLKSLSLSSCEYCLFLPALGQLRALQSLEIVGMSCISALTEDFYGDTRATMPFTSLKKLGIEKMPELEKWHIPKYEVFNNLEELYIIDCPKLIGELPQQCSSLRILEISRCDSLVLPNGQLSIFNGNNIQQFTSLCDLKISNLKSLKGLCLELNQLVKLQRLSIVDCGSLLPFLPSYLPSSLKVLNYEGCCNLEVESESWQLEDLALVNYDSHKVMCLGAFPMLKSLEILNCKSTGIGSQNSGAATSVMTSLQTLAISGSVDLMSFPEGGLPAAPKLTQLHLWNCKKLKFLPQQMDYLFPSLRHLFISCCPNIECLPEGGLPSSLQCLDISTCKKLISRRREWGVAKLPSLTQFRIGGIDDEVESFPEEDWLLPCTLQSLQLWAHKNLTKLSYSGLRHLCSLQTLYIRNCTRLQSLPEEGLPASLTTLEIEKCPLLKPRLRWKKGQDWPKVAHIPCIIVDLELVP